A stretch of Pseudomonas taetrolens DNA encodes these proteins:
- a CDS encoding ABC transporter substrate-binding protein gives MLLPRLVTLISGLGLSALAQAAPTHYPLTVENCGTPLTFQHAPSRIVTIGQADSEMFYALGLGDKLVGTSLWFNDVLPKYKAQNDKVERLADNDPSFEAVIGKRPELVTAQLEWMVGPQGVVGTREQFQELNIPTYLMPSDCEGKDNLVGADGTRLQPFTLDTVYKSINQLAEIFDVQARGEQLNAELKARVATSTAALNRDALKHTSALFWFSSADLDIDPYVAGRKGIPDFMLNTLGVRNVVASDEEWPTVGWETIAKANPTFLIIARMDRRRFPADDYQKKLEFLRTDPVTRNMDAVRHNRIIILDAHAMQASLRMFDGLETLATAINRFDLPK, from the coding sequence ATGCTGTTGCCTCGCCTTGTCACCCTCATCAGCGGTCTGGGTTTATCCGCTCTCGCCCAAGCAGCCCCGACGCATTACCCCCTGACAGTCGAAAACTGCGGTACTCCCCTCACCTTTCAGCACGCACCGAGCCGGATCGTGACCATCGGCCAGGCCGACAGCGAAATGTTCTATGCCCTGGGCCTGGGTGACAAACTGGTCGGCACTTCACTGTGGTTCAACGATGTACTGCCGAAGTACAAGGCCCAGAACGACAAGGTTGAACGCCTGGCTGATAACGACCCGAGCTTTGAGGCCGTGATCGGCAAGCGCCCGGAACTGGTGACGGCGCAACTGGAATGGATGGTGGGCCCGCAGGGTGTGGTGGGTACTCGTGAGCAATTTCAGGAACTGAATATCCCCACCTACCTGATGCCTTCCGACTGTGAGGGCAAAGACAACCTGGTGGGCGCCGATGGCACCCGCTTGCAGCCCTTCACGCTTGATACGGTCTACAAGAGCATCAACCAGCTGGCCGAAATCTTTGATGTCCAGGCCCGGGGCGAACAGCTCAATGCGGAACTCAAGGCTCGTGTGGCAACGTCGACCGCAGCGCTGAACCGTGACGCCCTCAAGCACACCAGCGCGCTGTTCTGGTTTTCCAGTGCCGACCTGGACATCGACCCCTATGTTGCCGGCCGCAAAGGCATCCCCGATTTCATGCTCAACACCCTGGGGGTACGCAATGTCGTGGCGTCCGACGAAGAATGGCCAACCGTAGGCTGGGAAACCATCGCCAAGGCCAACCCTACGTTCCTGATCATTGCGCGCATGGATCGCCGTCGCTTCCCGGCTGATGATTACCAGAAGAAACTCGAATTCCTGCGTACCGACCCTGTGACCCGCAACATGGATGCGGTCCGACACAACCGCATCATTATCCTCGACGCCCACGCCATGCAGGCCAGCCTGCGGATGTTCGACGGCCTTGAAACGCTCGCGACAGCGATCAACCGCTTCGACCTGCCGAAATGA